In the Ruminococcus sp. OA3 genome, one interval contains:
- the glgA gene encoding glycogen synthase GlgA has product MKNVLFVASEAVPFIKTGGLADVVGSLPKYFDNEKYDVRVIIPKYSCMKEEFKGKLKFVTSFYLDLNWRQQYVGILETEYEGIKFYFIDNEEHFSGDKPYSGMPWDLEKYAFFSKAALSMLPVIGFRPDIIHCHDWQTGLVPVYLKERFQGNDFYWGIKSVMTIHNLKFQGVWDLRTVKNITGLSDYYFTPDKLEHNRDANYLKGGIVYADAITTVSETYAEEIKVPFYGEGLDGLMRARSNSLRGIVNGIDYDEYNPETDPAIFKHYNAKNFRKEKIKNKTALQEELGLEVNPKIMMIGMCSRLTDQKGLDLVSYVMDELCQDAIQLVVLGTGDAQYENMFRHLAWKYGNKVSANIYYSEPMSHKVYASSDAFLMPSLFEPCGLSQLMSLRYGTVPIVRETGGLKDTVQPYNEFESTGTGFSFTNYNAHEMLNTIRYAERVYYDKKREWNKIIDRGMAQDFSWNHSAAKYEEMYHWLAP; this is encoded by the coding sequence ATGAAAAATGTATTGTTCGTTGCGTCGGAAGCTGTACCGTTTATAAAAACAGGAGGACTTGCGGATGTAGTAGGTTCCCTGCCGAAATATTTTGATAATGAGAAATACGATGTACGTGTGATTATTCCTAAGTATTCCTGTATGAAAGAGGAGTTCAAAGGAAAACTTAAGTTTGTGACCAGTTTCTATCTGGACCTGAACTGGAGACAGCAGTATGTCGGAATCCTGGAGACAGAGTATGAAGGGATTAAATTTTATTTTATCGATAATGAAGAACACTTCAGCGGGGATAAACCGTATTCCGGAATGCCATGGGATCTCGAGAAATATGCATTTTTTTCAAAAGCAGCGTTATCTATGCTTCCTGTCATAGGTTTCCGCCCGGACATCATTCATTGCCACGACTGGCAGACGGGGCTTGTGCCTGTTTATCTGAAAGAACGTTTTCAGGGCAATGATTTCTATTGGGGAATAAAATCGGTTATGACGATACATAACCTGAAATTTCAGGGGGTATGGGATCTTCGGACGGTTAAAAATATTACCGGCCTTTCGGATTATTACTTTACGCCGGATAAGCTGGAGCATAACCGGGATGCAAATTATTTAAAAGGCGGGATTGTTTACGCAGACGCTATCACGACCGTGAGCGAGACATATGCGGAAGAAATAAAAGTACCTTTTTATGGTGAAGGGCTGGACGGTCTGATGAGGGCAAGAAGTAACAGCCTGAGAGGAATTGTCAACGGTATTGACTACGATGAATATAACCCGGAGACAGATCCAGCCATTTTCAAACATTATAACGCAAAGAATTTCAGAAAAGAAAAGATAAAAAATAAAACAGCCTTACAGGAGGAACTGGGCCTGGAAGTGAACCCGAAGATTATGATGATCGGGATGTGTTCACGGCTTACGGATCAGAAAGGACTTGACCTCGTATCGTATGTGATGGATGAATTATGCCAGGATGCGATACAACTGGTGGTTCTTGGCACCGGAGACGCCCAGTATGAAAATATGTTCCGGCATCTTGCATGGAAATATGGCAACAAGGTTTCAGCGAATATCTATTATTCAGAGCCTATGTCACATAAAGTCTATGCTTCCAGCGATGCATTTTTGATGCCTTCGCTGTTTGAACCGTGTGGTTTGAGCCAATTAATGAGCCTTCGTTACGGTACGGTACCGATTGTTCGCGAAACAGGAGGATTGAAGGATACTGTACAGCCTTATAACGAGTTTGAAAGCACTGGAACAGGATTTAGTTTTACAAATTACAACGCGCATGAAATGTTAAATACGATTCGCTATGCGGAACGTGTTTACTATGATAAAAAGAGGGAGTGGAATAAAATAATTGACCGGGGGATGGCACAAGACTTTTCCTGGAATCATTCAGCAGCAAAATATGAAGAAATGTATCATTGGCTGGCACCGTAA
- the spo0A gene encoding sporulation transcription factor Spo0A encodes MEKLNIAIADDNERIVNLLGEIIKEDSDLELVGQADNGNDIYNIIKEKEPDVVLLDIIMPKVDGLTVMEKVNQDNSMKKHPAFIVVSAVGQERITEDAFNLGAYYYIMKPFDNDMIINRIKHVRNQAMSRIRDIRKMSTCDNKNEYMEKNLEVDVTNIIHEIGVPAHIKGYQYLRDAIIMSVQDMDMLNSITKILYPTIAKKHQTTPSRVERAIRHAIEVAWSRGKMDTIDELFGYTVSTGKGKPTNSEFIALIADKIRLEYKNI; translated from the coding sequence ATGGAAAAGTTAAATATTGCCATTGCAGATGATAATGAGCGGATCGTGAATCTGCTGGGGGAGATCATAAAAGAAGACAGTGATCTGGAACTGGTAGGTCAGGCAGACAACGGTAATGATATCTACAATATCATTAAGGAAAAGGAACCGGATGTGGTATTATTAGATATTATTATGCCGAAGGTTGACGGACTTACTGTAATGGAAAAAGTGAATCAGGACAATTCAATGAAAAAGCATCCTGCTTTTATTGTGGTATCCGCTGTAGGGCAGGAAAGAATTACAGAAGATGCTTTTAATCTGGGTGCGTATTATTACATTATGAAACCGTTTGACAATGATATGATTATCAATCGGATCAAACATGTAAGAAATCAGGCGATGAGCAGAATACGAGATATCAGGAAGATGAGTACCTGTGACAACAAGAACGAATATATGGAAAAAAATCTGGAAGTGGATGTAACCAATATTATCCATGAAATTGGTGTTCCGGCGCATATTAAGGGATACCAGTATCTGAGAGATGCGATTATTATGTCTGTGCAGGACATGGATATGCTGAATTCCATCACAAAGATCCTGTATCCGACAATTGCCAAAAAACATCAGACGACGCCGAGCCGTGTAGAACGTGCGATTCGTCACGCAATTGAAGTCGCATGGAGCAGAGGAAAGATGGATACTATCGATGAACTGTTCGGGTACACCGTGAGCACGGGAAAAGGAAAACCGACAAATTCCGAATTTATTGCACTAATTGCTGATAAAATAAGACTGGAATACAAAAATATTTAG
- the spoIVB gene encoding SpoIVB peptidase: MSNSQKYRRFLWVMLCLSLMLCAGYFYYTVQSSIPDEISVYEGQEEQLDEIFPSTFVTYDDSLEVVGSDSYRITCRLFGVVPVKTVTVQNVAQRTVCVSGDTIGLYMETDGVMIIDTGEVDAQDAMLNDPAKNIAKAGDYIMEVNGKKLEDKQELMQMVEDSQGDEMQLLVKRGEEEIMLALQPVLTTDGSYKLGIWVRDNIQGIGTLTYMEEDGTYGALGHGISDMDTGELLSLEQGELYSAKILSISKGVKGNPGELKGVITYQETEKLGDITDNQANGISGTLNDNGRQRLSLTPKEIGLKQEIQEGPASILSNVDGTVEEYGIEISDIDYNEKNTNKSFVIHVTDQRLLGATGGIVQGMSGSPILQNGKLIGAVTHVFIKDPSRGFGIFIENMLKD, encoded by the coding sequence GTGAGCAACAGTCAGAAATATAGAAGATTTTTGTGGGTGATGCTTTGCCTGTCACTGATGTTGTGTGCCGGTTACTTCTATTATACGGTGCAGTCATCCATACCGGATGAGATCAGCGTCTATGAGGGACAGGAAGAGCAGCTGGATGAAATATTTCCATCGACATTTGTCACATATGATGATAGCCTGGAGGTTGTGGGAAGCGATTCATACCGAATTACCTGCCGGTTATTCGGAGTCGTGCCGGTTAAGACGGTAACGGTACAGAATGTTGCACAGCGGACAGTCTGTGTCAGCGGAGATACCATCGGCCTGTATATGGAGACCGACGGAGTCATGATCATTGATACCGGGGAAGTAGATGCGCAGGATGCAATGCTTAACGATCCGGCCAAAAATATAGCGAAAGCCGGAGACTATATTATGGAAGTAAATGGTAAAAAACTGGAAGATAAACAGGAATTAATGCAGATGGTGGAAGATAGCCAGGGAGATGAAATGCAGCTGCTGGTGAAAAGAGGGGAAGAAGAAATCATGCTGGCGCTGCAGCCTGTTCTGACAACTGATGGCTCCTATAAACTGGGCATCTGGGTAAGGGATAATATTCAGGGTATCGGAACACTGACATATATGGAGGAAGATGGTACGTATGGGGCACTTGGCCATGGCATCAGTGATATGGATACCGGGGAGCTATTGAGTCTGGAACAGGGTGAGCTGTACAGCGCAAAGATTCTTTCCATATCTAAAGGTGTCAAGGGAAATCCGGGTGAATTAAAAGGTGTTATCACTTATCAGGAGACAGAAAAGCTTGGAGATATCACTGATAATCAGGCGAACGGCATCAGCGGGACGCTGAATGATAACGGGAGACAGCGTCTGTCACTGACACCGAAAGAAATTGGACTGAAACAGGAAATCCAGGAAGGACCAGCCAGCATCCTGAGCAATGTTGACGGTACTGTGGAAGAGTATGGGATTGAAATTTCGGATATCGATTATAATGAAAAAAACACAAATAAAAGTTTTGTCATTCATGTGACCGATCAGCGACTGCTCGGTGCCACCGGCGGGATCGTCCAGGGTATGAGCGGAAGCCCGATTCTGCAGAATGGCAAACTAATCGGAGCTGTGACACATGTATTTATCAAGGATCCATCCCGGGGATTTGGGATTTTTATCGAAAATATGCTAAAAGACTGA
- the recN gene encoding DNA repair protein RecN, whose product MLTNLHVKNIALIDEVEVDFERGLNILTGETGAGKSILLGSVNLALGKKMASDSIGKFGNSALVELIFTIENPRITEELRKLSVIPEDGQVILSRKIMEGRSISRINGETCTVSQMKAVASLLLDIHGQHEHQSLLYPEKQLEILDGFAGELLREQKQKVEDSYHAYQQLSRELKACSIDEEQRQREVSFLEFEIREIEEAGIRPGEDEELESLYRKLSNSRKIVETLQEVHGMTGYDNPASAGELTGRVVRELAALNDFDEELSRIYSQALDIEGMLNDLNRDISGYLEDMTFSEELFAQTETRLDEINHLKGKYGESVEKILNYQNEQQKKLEELLNLEEHRAGLVREQNAARGKLQKLCDKLCELRKNAAKDLEKRIVDSLRELNFLQVEFEIAFEKLHDFSKNGYDKIEFLISTNPGEEKRALSKVVSGGELSRIMLAVKTLMADKDDTEVLIFDEIDTGISGRTAQKVAEKMAEISGERQVLCITHLPQIAAMADAHFEIEKNVQDTITVTRIRRLDEEGSIHEIARMLGGTRITQSVLSNACEMKELAQVHKNTRLKN is encoded by the coding sequence ATGTTAACCAATTTACATGTAAAGAATATTGCACTGATCGATGAAGTGGAAGTGGATTTTGAACGGGGGCTTAACATTCTCACTGGAGAAACAGGAGCCGGAAAATCAATCCTTCTTGGTTCGGTCAATCTGGCACTTGGTAAAAAAATGGCCAGTGACAGCATAGGAAAATTTGGGAATTCTGCACTGGTGGAACTGATTTTTACGATTGAGAATCCGAGAATCACGGAAGAACTGCGGAAGCTTTCTGTCATTCCGGAAGACGGACAGGTGATCTTAAGCCGGAAGATCATGGAAGGACGCAGTATCAGCCGAATCAATGGGGAGACCTGCACAGTCAGTCAGATGAAAGCGGTGGCATCCCTGCTACTTGATATCCATGGACAGCATGAGCATCAGTCGCTGCTGTACCCGGAAAAACAGCTGGAGATTCTGGATGGGTTTGCCGGTGAACTGCTCAGGGAGCAAAAACAGAAGGTAGAAGATAGCTATCATGCCTACCAACAGCTGTCACGGGAACTGAAAGCCTGCAGTATCGATGAAGAGCAGCGCCAGAGAGAGGTTTCTTTTCTGGAGTTTGAGATACGTGAGATTGAGGAAGCCGGCATCAGGCCGGGAGAAGATGAAGAACTGGAAAGCCTGTATCGGAAACTTTCCAATTCGAGAAAAATTGTAGAGACACTTCAGGAAGTGCATGGAATGACAGGGTATGACAACCCTGCCTCAGCGGGTGAGCTGACAGGGCGTGTGGTAAGGGAGCTTGCGGCACTGAATGATTTTGATGAGGAACTTTCGCGTATTTATTCTCAGGCGCTGGATATAGAAGGTATGCTCAATGATCTGAACAGAGACATTTCCGGATATCTCGAGGATATGACTTTTTCGGAGGAACTATTTGCACAGACGGAGACACGTCTGGATGAGATCAATCATTTAAAAGGGAAATATGGAGAAAGTGTAGAGAAAATTCTAAACTACCAAAATGAACAGCAGAAAAAGCTGGAAGAACTGCTTAATCTTGAGGAGCACAGAGCCGGACTTGTCAGAGAACAGAACGCTGCACGCGGAAAACTGCAGAAATTGTGTGATAAGTTGTGTGAACTACGAAAAAATGCTGCGAAAGATTTGGAAAAAAGAATTGTTGATTCCCTGCGGGAACTGAATTTTCTTCAGGTGGAATTTGAAATTGCATTTGAAAAACTGCATGATTTTTCAAAAAACGGATACGATAAAATTGAGTTTTTGATTTCTACGAATCCGGGGGAAGAAAAGCGCGCGCTTTCGAAGGTGGTGTCAGGAGGAGAGCTTTCACGTATCATGCTTGCAGTCAAAACGTTGATGGCAGATAAAGATGATACTGAGGTTTTAATATTTGATGAGATTGATACCGGAATCAGCGGCCGTACTGCTCAGAAAGTTGCCGAAAAAATGGCGGAAATTTCTGGAGAGCGACAGGTTTTATGCATTACACATCTGCCTCAGATAGCGGCGATGGCTGATGCACATTTTGAAATTGAAAAAAATGTGCAGGATACAATTACCGTAACAAGGATAAGAAGGCTTGACGAAGAAGGATCCATACATGAAATTGCCCGTATGCTGGGCGGAACCAGGATTACTCAGAGTGTTCTTTCAAATGCCTGTGAGATGAAAGAATTGGCACAGGTACATAAAAATACAAGACTGAAAAACTGA
- the argR gene encoding arginine repressor, which translates to MKIARHTQIIKLINQYDIETQEELAERLNESGFRVTQATVSRDIRELRLTKIALENGHSKYAVFQNHDKELATKYIHVLKTAFVSMDLAQNILVIKTVSGMAMAAAAALDEMQWNEIVGCIAGDNTIMCAIRSADEALLVMDKLKRMLGSIL; encoded by the coding sequence ATGAAGATTGCCAGGCATACTCAGATAATAAAGCTGATTAATCAGTATGACATTGAAACACAGGAAGAACTGGCGGAACGGCTGAATGAGAGCGGATTTCGCGTGACGCAGGCGACGGTATCCAGAGATATCAGGGAATTAAGGCTGACGAAAATTGCTTTGGAAAACGGACATTCCAAGTATGCGGTTTTTCAGAATCATGATAAAGAACTTGCAACAAAGTATATCCATGTCCTGAAGACGGCATTTGTGTCCATGGATCTGGCGCAGAATATCCTTGTGATTAAGACCGTATCCGGGATGGCTATGGCGGCAGCTGCGGCACTGGACGAGATGCAGTGGAATGAGATTGTGGGATGTATTGCCGGAGACAACACGATTATGTGTGCGATTCGCAGTGCCGATGAAGCACTTCTTGTCATGGATAAACTCAAAAGGATGTTGGGCAGTATCCTCTGA
- a CDS encoding NAD(+)/NADH kinase: MDCFYIITNSVKDKELLVTHKISNYLKEHGKSCVVQQSDHGNNDGSFHYTDVSQIPENVDCVIVLGGDGTLLQAARDVVDRQLPLFGINLGTLGYLAEIDQYSVYPALDHLMGDDYEIERRMMLCGSVYHNGELLEQDIALNDIVISRERSLCVVKFHNYVNDEFLNSYNADGIIIATPTGSTGYSLSAGGPIISPDASMILMTPLAPHTLNTRSIVFSDNDKITVEIGPGRDEMIERGMAAFDGDTTVPMVTGDRIVIEKSTKDTRIIKINNVSFLETLRKKMNNS, from the coding sequence ATGGATTGTTTTTATATCATTACGAACAGTGTCAAAGACAAAGAACTGCTGGTGACACATAAAATTTCCAATTATCTGAAAGAACATGGAAAATCCTGTGTGGTTCAGCAGTCAGATCATGGGAACAATGACGGTTCATTTCATTATACAGATGTCAGCCAGATACCGGAAAATGTTGACTGTGTTATCGTGCTCGGAGGGGACGGCACCCTTCTTCAGGCGGCAAGAGATGTGGTTGACAGACAGCTGCCTCTGTTTGGCATCAATCTTGGGACGCTGGGATATCTGGCGGAGATTGACCAGTATTCTGTCTATCCGGCTCTGGATCACCTGATGGGAGATGACTACGAAATTGAGCGCAGAATGATGCTGTGCGGCAGTGTCTACCACAACGGGGAACTTCTGGAACAGGATATCGCACTGAATGATATTGTGATCAGCCGTGAGCGGTCGCTCTGCGTGGTGAAATTTCACAATTATGTCAATGATGAATTCCTGAACTCCTATAATGCGGACGGTATCATCATAGCGACACCTACCGGTTCGACGGGCTACAGCCTTTCGGCGGGGGGACCGATTATTTCTCCGGATGCATCGATGATCCTGATGACTCCACTGGCACCGCATACTCTCAATACCAGAAGCATCGTCTTTTCGGACAATGATAAGATCACTGTGGAGATCGGTCCGGGAAGGGATGAGATGATTGAACGCGGTATGGCAGCATTTGACGGAGATACAACGGTACCGATGGTCACAGGCGACCGAATCGTGATTGAAAAATCGACAAAAGATACCCGTATCATAAAAATTAATAATGTCAGTTTCCTTGAAACATTACGTAAAAAGATGAATAACAGTTAA
- a CDS encoding TlyA family RNA methyltransferase: MKERLDILVVRRGFAPSREKAKAVIMSGNVFVDGQREDKAGSMFQDSVEITVKENVLPYVSRGGLKLEKAMKHFGVVPDGKVCMDVGSSTGGFTDCMLQNGAQKVYAVDVGHGQLDWKLRQDKRVVCMERTNIRYVVPADIGEPAQFASIDVSFISLLKVLLPVRNLLTEDGQIVCLIKPQFEAGREKVGKKGVVRDPEVHMEVIRKVADYARSISFAVCHLDFSPIKGPEGNIEYLMHLQKLPAGTVPQCTDIDVEAVVKKAHADLDKGV, translated from the coding sequence ATGAAAGAACGATTAGATATTCTGGTGGTGAGGAGAGGGTTTGCACCGTCCAGAGAAAAGGCAAAAGCTGTTATAATGTCCGGCAATGTGTTCGTGGACGGACAGAGAGAGGATAAAGCCGGCTCCATGTTTCAGGACAGCGTGGAGATTACAGTGAAGGAAAATGTACTGCCATATGTCAGCCGTGGGGGATTGAAGCTGGAGAAGGCGATGAAACACTTCGGCGTGGTGCCTGACGGAAAAGTCTGTATGGATGTGGGATCCTCTACAGGCGGATTCACAGACTGTATGCTGCAGAATGGGGCACAGAAAGTCTATGCTGTTGATGTGGGACACGGCCAGCTGGACTGGAAGCTGCGTCAGGATAAGCGCGTTGTGTGTATGGAGAGGACAAACATCCGTTATGTGGTTCCCGCGGACATCGGAGAACCGGCACAGTTTGCGTCGATCGATGTATCCTTTATTTCGCTGCTGAAAGTGCTTCTTCCGGTGAGAAACCTGTTGACAGAAGACGGGCAGATTGTCTGTCTCATCAAACCTCAGTTCGAGGCCGGAAGAGAAAAAGTTGGAAAAAAAGGTGTTGTCAGAGACCCTGAGGTTCATATGGAAGTCATTCGAAAAGTGGCGGATTATGCACGCAGCATTTCTTTCGCGGTGTGTCACCTGGATTTTTCACCGATTAAAGGACCGGAGGGAAATATTGAATATCTGATGCATCTGCAGAAACTTCCTGCGGGAACTGTGCCACAGTGTACGGATATTGATGTCGAAGCTGTGGTAAAAAAAGCACACGCTGATCTGGATAAAGGGGTCTGA
- the dxs gene encoding 1-deoxy-D-xylulose-5-phosphate synthase yields the protein MVLERIKKPNDVKNLNKEELYTLAEEIREFLISNLSRTGGHLASNLGVVELTIALHLVLNLPEDKLIWDVGHQCYTHKILTGRADGFQNLRKADGMSGFPKRCESDCDSFDTGHSSTSISAGLGYVRSRDLLGGSYRVMSVIGDGALTGGMAYEALNNVAELKKNFIIILNDNNMSISDNVGGMSRYLGNIRTAESYTELKMNVTNTLKKLPKIGEGMVNAIHRTKNGIKQFIIPGMLFENMGLTYLGPVDGHNVPQMVKLFQEALRVEGPVIVHVLTKKGKGYEPAMRHPARFHGTAPFEIETGIPVSRSGKAAYSDIFSTVMRKFGDRDEKVVAVTAAMPTGTGLKRFAHMFPDRFFDVGIAEEHAVTFAAGLALGGLKPVFAVYSSFLQRAFDQVLHDVCMQKLHVVFAIDRAGLVGSDGETHHGCFDLTYLSMMPNMTVMAPKNKWELSDMMKFAVNFDGPVALRYPRGDAYEGLQENREPVVHGKSEVLQWGKDVAVLAVGSMVKTAHQVSERLKEKGIKVTLVNVRFVKPLDYALLEKLGDTHRRIVTLEENVVTGGFGQQVSAWFHEHHRETAVDIFAIPDQFVGHGSVEQQYRELGMDEESVFNRILKS from the coding sequence ATGGTATTAGAGAGAATAAAGAAACCAAACGATGTGAAAAATCTGAATAAAGAAGAGCTTTATACCCTTGCGGAAGAGATCCGGGAATTCCTGATCAGTAACCTGAGCAGGACAGGCGGTCATCTTGCCTCCAATCTGGGTGTGGTCGAGCTGACGATCGCACTCCATCTGGTTTTGAATCTGCCGGAAGATAAGCTGATATGGGATGTCGGTCATCAGTGCTATACACATAAGATACTGACCGGGCGGGCAGATGGATTTCAAAATCTGCGAAAGGCAGACGGAATGAGCGGTTTTCCAAAACGGTGCGAGAGCGATTGCGATTCCTTCGATACCGGCCACAGCTCGACTTCCATCTCGGCGGGGCTTGGATACGTGCGTTCCCGGGATCTGCTCGGCGGATCTTACCGTGTAATGTCTGTGATCGGAGACGGGGCACTCACCGGCGGCATGGCATATGAGGCGTTGAATAATGTTGCGGAGCTGAAAAAGAACTTTATCATCATTCTGAATGATAATAATATGTCGATTTCAGATAACGTCGGCGGTATGTCGCGTTATCTCGGGAATATACGGACTGCTGAGTCCTATACAGAGCTGAAAATGAACGTGACGAATACGCTGAAAAAATTGCCGAAGATCGGGGAGGGGATGGTAAATGCCATTCACAGAACCAAGAATGGAATCAAGCAGTTTATCATTCCGGGGATGCTGTTTGAAAATATGGGTCTGACATATCTGGGACCGGTGGACGGCCACAATGTTCCTCAGATGGTAAAACTGTTTCAGGAGGCGCTTCGCGTGGAAGGCCCGGTGATCGTTCACGTGCTGACCAAAAAGGGAAAAGGCTATGAACCGGCTATGCGTCATCCGGCACGTTTTCATGGGACAGCTCCATTTGAGATTGAGACGGGGATTCCTGTAAGCCGTTCCGGAAAAGCTGCATATTCTGATATTTTTTCAACAGTCATGAGGAAATTTGGCGACCGGGATGAAAAAGTAGTGGCGGTAACCGCAGCGATGCCGACAGGGACGGGGCTGAAGCGGTTTGCACATATGTTCCCGGATCGTTTCTTTGATGTGGGGATTGCGGAAGAACATGCAGTGACATTTGCGGCAGGACTTGCACTTGGCGGTCTGAAGCCCGTGTTTGCCGTATATTCGTCATTTTTACAGCGTGCGTTCGATCAGGTTCTTCACGATGTCTGTATGCAGAAACTGCATGTGGTTTTTGCCATCGACCGGGCCGGTCTCGTAGGAAGCGACGGTGAAACTCATCACGGTTGTTTTGACCTGACGTATTTGTCAATGATGCCGAACATGACAGTGATGGCACCCAAAAACAAATGGGAACTCTCTGATATGATGAAATTTGCCGTAAACTTTGACGGTCCCGTGGCTCTGCGCTATCCGAGAGGTGACGCGTATGAGGGGTTGCAGGAAAACAGGGAGCCCGTCGTCCACGGAAAATCCGAAGTGCTGCAGTGGGGAAAAGACGTTGCGGTTCTGGCTGTAGGCAGTATGGTAAAAACTGCTCATCAGGTGAGTGAACGCCTGAAAGAAAAGGGGATCAAAGTGACTCTGGTAAATGTAAGGTTTGTAAAACCATTGGATTATGCACTGCTTGAGAAACTGGGTGATACACACAGACGGATCGTGACACTCGAAGAAAATGTAGTAACCGGGGGGTTCGGACAGCAGGTGAGTGCATGGTTTCATGAACATCACCGGGAAACTGCTGTCGACATTTTTGCGATACCGGATCAGTTTGTCGGTCATGGCAGTGTAGAACAGCAGTACAGGGAACTGGGAATGGATGAAGAATCCGTTTTTAATAGAATTCTGAAATCCTGA
- a CDS encoding polyprenyl synthetase family protein, which translates to MNFKEELKKRTEEARDMIFRFLPEEAGFTAPLAEAINYNMKAPGKRLRPILMRETCRMYGGSDKVVGPFMAAIEMIHTHSLIHDDLPALDNDDYRRGRKTTHVVYGEAMAVLSGDALLNYAYETALLTFQIPGAEVQAAKALAILAGKTGIRGMLGGQSVDVLNEGKPVSAEMLSYIYENKTSALIEASMMIGSVLAGAPDHEVARLEEAGRYIGLAFQIQDDILDVTGTQEELGKPLHSDEKNEKTTYVTLTGLDDAGEEVARLSLKAIMLLEENRKECGFLKALIEYLVTRTK; encoded by the coding sequence GTGAATTTTAAAGAGGAACTGAAAAAACGGACAGAAGAGGCAAGGGATATGATTTTCCGCTTCCTGCCGGAGGAGGCCGGATTTACAGCGCCGCTCGCAGAAGCGATCAACTATAATATGAAGGCTCCCGGAAAAAGACTGCGGCCGATACTGATGCGGGAGACGTGCCGTATGTATGGCGGCAGTGACAAAGTGGTGGGACCATTTATGGCAGCGATAGAGATGATACATACACATTCCCTGATCCATGATGACCTGCCTGCGCTTGACAACGATGATTACAGGAGAGGGCGGAAAACCACGCACGTGGTTTACGGTGAAGCTATGGCGGTACTCAGCGGAGATGCCCTGCTCAACTATGCGTATGAGACGGCGCTGCTGACATTTCAGATTCCGGGAGCAGAAGTACAGGCTGCGAAGGCACTTGCAATTCTGGCAGGTAAGACAGGAATCCGGGGCATGCTCGGCGGTCAGAGTGTGGATGTACTGAATGAAGGCAAACCGGTATCGGCGGAAATGCTGTCTTATATCTATGAGAACAAGACTTCGGCACTTATTGAAGCTTCCATGATGATCGGATCAGTTCTGGCCGGAGCACCGGATCATGAGGTGGCCCGCCTGGAAGAGGCGGGACGCTATATCGGTCTGGCTTTTCAGATTCAGGATGATATTCTGGATGTGACAGGGACACAGGAAGAACTGGGCAAACCTTTGCACAGTGATGAAAAAAATGAAAAGACGACGTATGTGACATTGACGGGACTTGACGATGCAGGAGAAGAAGTGGCGCGGCTGTCACTAAAAGCGATCATGCTGCTGGAAGAGAACAGAAAAGAATGCGGGTTTCTGAAGGCATTGATTGAGTATCTGGTAACCCGTACAAAGTAG
- the xseB gene encoding exodeoxyribonuclease VII small subunit, with protein sequence MQKKDKTEKTLEESFEILDNIVAKLESGKLSLEDSFGMYQSGMELLKECSRKVDLVEKKVLQMDAEGELREF encoded by the coding sequence ATGCAGAAAAAAGACAAAACAGAGAAGACTCTGGAAGAGTCATTTGAGATATTGGATAATATAGTAGCAAAGCTGGAATCGGGGAAACTGTCACTGGAGGATTCTTTTGGCATGTACCAGTCAGGAATGGAACTGTTAAAGGAGTGCAGCAGGAAAGTGGACCTCGTGGAAAAAAAGGTACTGCAGATGGATGCAGAGGGTGAACTTCGTGAATTTTAA